One genomic region from bacterium encodes:
- a CDS encoding potassium/proton antiporter, translated as MSGELILLIAAAVLVASVLLSKVSERFGVPTLLLFLGIGMLAGSDGPGGIYFDNARMAQALGTVALAYILFAGGLETDVDAMRRVVRPAVSLATLGVLATALTTGLGIHYLLGHSWMESLLIGAIVSSTDAAAVFAVLRSKNVGLKEPLRPLLELESGSNDPMAVFLTVGLIELIRNPARPVLSLIPLFLEQMIIGLVLGYLTARIFIHIINRVKLDYEGLYPVLALGWVLLTYALTAWLKGSGFLAVYITGLVLGKKSFSHKKSLIRFQDGIAWLMQILMFLTLGLLVFPSQLIPVAGQGLLVALFLILVARPAAVFCSLIPFRFSFREKHLISWVGLRGSVPIVLATFPMLAGLDHNHYIFNLVFFIVISSVLLQGTTIPLMARLAKVDAPLVRQRRYPIDFDNSEAMNLELVDLFVPYGSQAAGRQILELGFPRDCLITMISRNEKFIMPGGSTVLEEGDVLLILSSPENLSVAREILEKRREESTTGE; from the coding sequence ATGAGCGGCGAGTTGATCCTCCTCATTGCCGCGGCTGTTCTGGTCGCCAGCGTCCTGCTGAGCAAGGTCTCGGAGCGCTTCGGCGTGCCGACTCTGCTGCTTTTCCTCGGCATCGGTATGCTGGCTGGCTCTGACGGTCCCGGCGGAATCTATTTCGATAATGCGCGCATGGCGCAAGCCCTCGGCACGGTGGCCCTCGCTTATATTCTTTTCGCCGGCGGCCTCGAGACCGATGTCGACGCCATGCGACGGGTGGTCCGGCCGGCGGTGTCCCTGGCCACCCTTGGGGTTCTGGCGACAGCCCTGACAACCGGCCTCGGCATCCATTATCTGCTCGGTCACTCGTGGATGGAGAGCCTGTTGATCGGAGCGATCGTCTCCTCGACCGATGCGGCCGCGGTTTTTGCGGTGCTGCGCTCGAAGAATGTCGGCCTCAAGGAGCCGCTCCGCCCCCTGCTCGAGCTCGAGTCGGGGAGCAACGATCCGATGGCGGTCTTTTTGACAGTCGGACTGATCGAGCTCATCCGCAATCCCGCCCGGCCGGTGCTGAGCCTGATCCCACTTTTTCTGGAGCAGATGATTATCGGACTGGTCCTGGGCTATCTCACGGCCCGGATATTCATCCACATCATCAACCGGGTCAAGCTGGACTATGAGGGCCTGTATCCGGTTCTCGCGCTGGGCTGGGTGCTGTTGACCTATGCCCTTACCGCCTGGCTCAAAGGCAGCGGCTTTCTCGCCGTCTATATCACCGGCCTGGTGCTGGGCAAGAAGAGCTTTTCGCACAAGAAGAGCCTGATCCGCTTTCAGGATGGCATAGCCTGGCTGATGCAGATCCTGATGTTCCTCACCCTGGGGCTGCTGGTTTTCCCCTCGCAGCTCATTCCGGTAGCCGGTCAGGGTTTGCTGGTCGCCCTGTTCCTCATATTGGTAGCGCGGCCGGCCGCCGTCTTTTGCAGTCTGATCCCCTTCCGTTTCAGTTTCCGTGAAAAACATCTTATATCGTGGGTGGGACTGCGCGGCTCGGTGCCGATCGTCCTGGCCACCTTTCCCATGCTGGCGGGGCTGGACCATAACCATTATATCTTCAATCTGGTTTTCTTCATTGTCATCTCCTCGGTTCTGCTCCAGGGCACCACCATCCCCCTGATGGCGCGGCTTGCTAAAGTCGATGCCCCGCTGGTGCGCCAGCGCCGCTATCCCATCGATTTTGATAACTCAGAGGCCATGAACCTAGAGCTGGTGGATCTTTTTGTGCCCTATGGATCTCAGGCGGCGGGGCGGCAGATCCTTGAGCTGGGTTTTCCCAGGGATTGCCTGATCACGATGATCTCGCGCAATGAGAAATTCATCATGCCGGGGGGATCAACCGTCCTTGAAGAGGGGGATGTGCTGCTCATCCTTTCCAGCCCGGAGAATCTGTCGGTAGCGCGCGAAATTCTGGAGAAACGCCGGGAAGAGAGCACGACGGGGGAGTGA
- a CDS encoding TatD family hydrolase has product MIPYLVDTHAHLDFDQFDADREEVLERAEMNGVRQIITIGIDLATSRKCVALAEKYSMVYAAVGIHPHDVAKAGSEDLAEIESLLQHPKTVALGEVGLDFYYYYSPEEMQRKYLRLFLDWSLEMGKPLIIHTRDADEAILTILRERSRAGWRGVFHCFSGDAHMTEKVLEMGFYISFTGNLTFKNSTSAMVMHAVPLERLMVETDCPFMAPVPHRGKRNEPAYVQLVAQKVAEVKACSVAVVAERTTANAAALFGLPLL; this is encoded by the coding sequence ATGATCCCCTATCTGGTCGACACCCATGCCCACCTCGATTTTGATCAGTTCGATGCCGACCGCGAGGAGGTGCTCGAGCGCGCCGAAATGAATGGCGTGCGGCAAATTATCACCATCGGCATCGATCTGGCCACCAGCCGCAAGTGCGTGGCCTTGGCGGAAAAATACTCCATGGTCTATGCTGCTGTGGGCATCCATCCTCATGATGTCGCCAAGGCCGGCAGCGAGGATCTTGCGGAGATCGAAAGCCTGCTGCAGCATCCCAAAACAGTCGCCCTCGGCGAAGTCGGGCTCGATTTCTATTACTATTACTCCCCCGAAGAAATGCAGCGCAAGTATTTGCGCCTTTTTCTCGATTGGTCGCTGGAGATGGGGAAGCCCCTGATCATCCATACCCGTGATGCGGATGAGGCGATCCTGACGATCCTGCGCGAACGCAGCCGGGCCGGATGGCGCGGGGTTTTCCACTGCTTCTCCGGCGACGCCCACATGACCGAGAAGGTGCTGGAGATGGGATTTTATATCTCTTTCACCGGCAATCTCACCTTCAAGAATTCCACATCGGCTATGGTGATGCACGCGGTGCCGCTGGAGCGGCTGATGGTCGAGACCGACTGTCCTTTTATGGCGCCGGTGCCGCACCGCGGCAAGCGCAACGAGCCCGCCTATGTCCAGCTCGTAGCCCAAAAGGTCGCCGAGGTCAAAGCGTGCTCGGTCGCGGTTGTGGCGGAGCGGACGACAGCCAATGCCGCAGCCCTATTCGGTCTGCCTCTATTATGA